The region TCGGCCAGCAGCCGCCCCGTGGCCTCGTCGGTGAGCGCGTACTGCATGGTGAACGAGGCCCCGCCCATGCGCGTCACGCCAAGACGCACACACACCACCTCCCCCAGGAGGGCGGGGCTGCGATACGCGCACTCGGCCTTGCCCACGACGAACTTGAACGCCTCGACCGACGACTGGCCCGTGAGGGCAAACCAGTACTCCTGCCGAGCCACCTCCATGTAGGTGAAGTAGACGGCGTGATTGACATGGCCCATGGCGTCGAGATCACGAAAGCGAACGGGGATGCGGGTGAGGAAGCCGTGCATGGGGGGCGGGGTTCGGCAGA is a window of Pseudomonadota bacterium DNA encoding:
- a CDS encoding acyl-CoA thioesterase, which produces MHGFLTRIPVRFRDLDAMGHVNHAVYFTYMEVARQEYWFALTGQSSVEAFKFVVGKAECAYRSPALLGEVVCVRLGVTRMGGASFTMQYALTDEATGRLLAEGRTELVSYDYARKKARRLTDEERLSIEAFEARHQRDS